The Chlamydiales bacterium STE3 DNA window TAATAGATTCACCTTCTCTTTAGCAAGCAGATCCTATCCGCAGCGTTTCTTTCACTTTTGCGCATAAATCTCGTCCACAGGATGATTTATGCAACAAGGCCGTTCCTTTATGTGTTTGCACCTTAGGTATAGCTATTCTTGGCTATCTCGGCTACCATGCTGTTCGCTGGATAATTAATAAATGTCAGAAAACTGAAAAAGTTGACCAAGTTGCCCAAAAGAACCTAGGTGTTTCACTAGAAAGAAATTCTGTTAACCCGAGCAACACTATACCTGATAATAAACCCTTATCTGAAATATCCAATTCTACTCCATTAATAAGTGAGGGAGCTTCAGAAGAGGAAATTCCCTTAAGAAATGTCTCTGAGGATCAAAAAAAATTAGCTGCAGTAAAAATCCAAAATGCATATCGAGGACATGTAGCACGCTTGGCACTAAAGAAACTACAAATTGAAAAACTGGAAAAAGAAAAATTCAAAGCTGCTGTAAGAATTCAAAGTATTTGGAGAGGCTATTCCACAAGAGTTAAAGCAAAAAAAGAGCGGGGCTCCCCTCTTGCGGGAATAAGTACGAAGGGCTTGTACATGTTAAAATGGCCTTGCAGAAAGAGACAGCACAAGTTCCTTTTTTCTTTGGGTTTACAGACAGTCAGATTCTTTCCCTTTTGAGCGTTTCTACTCTAAATCTATGGCGTAAGGTAGGAGAAACAGCGAAAGGCTCCTCCTTTGCTTTACGTGATATTGATTTTCTACTCCGTCAACTCCAAGCAAGTATTAGAACAGATATTTTAAGTAGAGAATTTCCTTTCTCTGCTTCACAAATAAAAGCTCTAGTAACTTGTAAGGATAAAAAATTGATTGTTCGGAGTTCTTCAAACGAAGACACTCTAGCTGTGGTTAACGCAGGCGGTAACTTGAGTATCGGGGGGATCAGTCCAGAAATCAAAGCCGTCAAACAAGCAATAGCGGAGGTCGTCTCATCTTATTTTAGTTATCCTTCATTGAAAAACCGTTCTGCTTTTGAAGATCCTTTTAAAGACCTTCCTCTTTGCAGTGTGCTTGTAATGGAACAAATTGCCGATAGCAGTGAAGATGAACCTGTTGTGAGTGGTGTTATGATGACTCATAAGCCATCTTGGATCTCTGGGCATGAAAGCACAATTCCTCATATTGCCGCTTCATGGGGATTTGGCCAAGGGGTAGTTTTAGGAGAAGTACCGAGCGATGAATGGGTTTTAACAGATGGGATGCCCTATGCTACAATTCGGAATAAATCGCATAGACTGGTGATTGGTCAGAGTGGAAACGTCTCGGAGAGAGCAAATCCAGTTTCACTTCGAAAACGTCCAGTTCTTAATGAGCAGCAGATTCTTCAGCTTCGTATTGCAGCTCGAGAGATAGAAGATTTCTTTAAAAAACCTATGGATGTGGAGTTTGTCTTTCAGAAAGAGCGACTTTACATTGTTCAGGCAAGACCTATTCAAACTCAAGAGATAAAAAATCCTACTTTTATCGACCCAAGCGCGATTCCAAGACATATCCCACAGTTTTGTGCAAAAACAATTCTGCCAGGGTCAAGTGAGGTAGTTTCTGTAGCCCCTGATCAAATCCTCTTTGAGTCCGATCTTGAGCATGCTGACCTATCTTATAATCCTTCCGCTCATAGAGCTGTAATTCTTTTCAAAGAGCCAGAAAGCGCTAACAGTCACGCAGAAGTTAATTTAGCCAGCCAATCTCCTCCTGTTCTTTGTTTTGTGCTTTCTCAAGAAGAGTGGAAAAGATGTCGAGATATGTTACAACCATCTTGGTCTTCTCGAAAGCACAGCTCAGTGAAGATTTGTCCTCAAACAGGCCTGTTAGTCGTAACTGGAATGGATCTACCTACCCGTAAAGGCCTTTTTATTCATCCAGCTCAGTTTCCGATCAGTGTAGCTCTTGAAGAAAGAGGACTTCAGGGAAGTTCATCTCATCCTAAAATAGTTCGATTGAAGGAATTGATCACGACGACTTCAGAACAGATCGAAAGCCATTTGCCTGAAGCTGAGAAAACCCTGCGCGATTTTTTTGTAGAAATATTTTCTCGCTCTACATGCCTCGGAAGTTTTAGAGAGACGGCAGAAAAACTTCAGGTATGTGCCACCAACATACTTCGAGCTATGCAGCAAGCAGCAATTGAACGTAAACCTACCCTGGTTTCTTTCCACGCCACAGCCTTAAGACAAGTGTTGGGGCAGGCAGCTCCTCAAATCATAGGGGCGCATAGTTTATCAGGATTAGAGGCCGCAACAAATATAGCGCCTCAGATTGAGGATTTCTTAAGGGAATTCCAACATCAAAAAGCACTCTGTGAGTTGGCTATGGTGGGAAGAAAAGCTTTTGATGGATCTATGCAAACCAAGTGGATTGCCTTTTTAAGGGAACATAGCGCTGCAATATCTGAAGCTACATGGGATACTCTTATTTCTCAAGTGAAGAAATTCGATGCAATGGATCAAATGTCTTTATGGTTTTCTTTTCATTTCAAAGGGGCAGACTTGCCTCAGATTGATGCATTGATCGAGCAAAATGGGGCAATGGAGGGATTCCTTAGTTCTTGTGCAGATTCTATAGATAAGCTACGTCTTTTAAGTGAAGCCACAGTGCGTGCTGAAACGGTGCATGAATTGGATAAAGCTTGGAAAAGCCTGGAAGTTGTGTCTACAGCTCTTCTCTCATTTTGTGCCGAATTTCCAAAGCAAAACCTTCTTCAAACTCTGCAAATCTCTCATTTGCTGTATGAACTCATTCAATTATGGGATCTCAATATAAAAACAGCCCAAACTTCTAAGATAAATCCTCAGATTTCTGATAACAAAGCCATGCGAGATCGAATTTTTGCATTTGCCAAATTTGGTAAAATGCTTATTTCAAAGGGCCTAGTGAATGTATCTGAAAACCATAAGCACGAACTAATGCAGGTATTCAGAGAAATTTTTTATGATTCTACTCGTGGTTCTAGGCAATTTTTCTTACAACATTGGCTAGTTCCTAGAGGAGTTATAAATGTCCCCATTCACACGAATGACCAACGTCTTACAGTCATTCATCAAAATTTATTGAAGGCAATTGGACCTAATTTTTCTGATATCGCGCCTATTCTTCCTTCTGCGCTCGCATCAGGAGTTGAGACTTTTCGAGCAACACATCCCGATATCACTAAGAGATTTGGAGAACACAAAGGCATTTTTGCGATGATGACGGATAGGAGTGCCTCAGTGGTTATCAATATTCCGCTCAACTATCATAGCTTCGTGTTGACGATACGGCAAAATAAAGGGAGTGAAGAGTTAGAGTTCACTGCAGAATGGAGGGGATCGGACAATTGGCAGGGCGCTCATTTATCATTTTTTGAGGGACTAGCTGATCTAAGTGGTCAATGTGCTGTCCAAAGCTCTTTTACCGTAGACTCTGATCTGAAAATAAATTTTTCCGTTCAAGGAAGGTCAGAAGTTGAGATGCTAAGTAAAGCTATTTTTGAGATAAATGCTGGGACTGTTTACTCTCAAGACTATTTTGAGACTTTAGCTTTTCTGCTGCACTCCACAAAATTAGATGATAAGACGGAGGAAGAACAAGATGAGGAACTTATGGAGACAAAGTATCGGATCATCGATCATATCTGGAAAAGATTTGAGGAGACTGGAGAGATCAATAATGGAGTTTTTCAAACTATCCTAAGGAGCCGCTTTACTTCTCGTTACTTGGAAAAAAGAGGACTATTGCCTAAGGTAATCGAGCAAATGGCAGCTGAATTAGAGGGACGAACTGTTGGCAAAAAACATTTAAAATCTTTTGACAAATCAATTCTTGAATCACTTCCTTTAGAACGCAGAAAAGAGCTTTTTTGGAGCAACCTTATAGGACCTCAGCTTGTAATTTATACAGCCGCTTTCCCAGATGAATTAAAAGGGGAAATGTTGGCACGTCTACAGAAGGAGGCTCCAAAAAAATTTGAAGAGTATTGTTTAAAAGATTCCTTTGCTAAACAGGATTTGAAGAAATTTCAAGACCTTGCTGGTAAAGCACCATAATAGTTTTCAATAGAACAAAAGAAGTTGGAAAGAGGGTGTTTTCTCCGCAAAGAAGGTATTTTGGATGCTCCAATAGCGCTCCAGTAGAACGCAATATCTCACCTCATCAAACTTTGCCTTGAATAGAATTCCCCTAATTCCCTAGAACTATTGCTGTTACACATTTTGATTTGTTGTGGAGTGCGGCAGCTTAGAAGACTGTTAATCCATTGGTCGTAGGTTCGAATCCTACATCCGGAGATTCTAAAATTTAAGCAGTTACGGCAAGAGTTGTAATTGCTATTCTTCTTCCCAGTACATTTGCCGCAAAAATAGCAGTCATTCTCATTGCTGAGCTTCAATCCAAAGGACAATAAAGACAAAACTTGGTTGTTCCGAGTACAGGATTCGAAAAGCTTAAAAATTATGTAAGCTTGCACGTTCCACCGAAACACCGGTTATTTACTTATTAGCCTCGAAGGTTTTCATGTATTTTGGCTTTTGTTTCAACATACTTCAAATTAACTCTTCCAAAATTAATGTTTAAATCTTCTAACTCATAAGGGATAACGGAGATTAAATTGATAAATCAATTTTTTTCTTTCTGACTGACTTACACTAATACCTCCTTTTTCCAATCGCGCGAAAGCTCGTTGAAAATTATACAAAGGAGATTGAAAAGTATTTTTAAGTTGGGCAGGATAACATTTTTCGTTTACGAGCAGAAAGAGCATCACCTTTTCAATAACGGGGTTTTGCCAAAGAGAGATTCTAACATAATCTACCACCTTTCTTAGTTACATTACCAAATTAGTTGGTCGATTACCCAGATAAAAAAATGGAATTTATCACAAAAGGATCTAGCTATCTACAAGCCTTAATGGCAAAGAATTAAGCTTCACCTTTTTAATTGTCTTGTTGCTATACATTGCAACACCCTATGTCTTAAAGGAACAAACATATTTTTTGGCCTTGTTGCATAAATCATCCGTAGAGTGATTTATGCAACAAGGCCGCTTCTATAAGATGTTTTTTGTATTCTTTCTTGAAAGATTTCCAGAAATCATTAATTATAAAATATAGTTTTAGTTACATTTATTTTTTGACCTCTCATGATTAGCACAGTTGTGGTAGATAATGCTTTTAAATCATGTAGAGGTCTTTTGTCATTTAATTTATTAAATATCTTCGATTAGCAAAAGTAATCCGACAAAGCTCTTGAGACAAGGATTGCTTAAAGAAAAATTTTAGATAACAATTTTCTTCTTTAAGTCAATCTAAGGTTTAATCCCAGTGCCACGCATAAAGAAACGAGTGTATGCCATTTAGGGTTACCTGTCCCTGAAAGGGTCTTATAAAGGCTTTCTCTTCCTACATGAGCTTTTCTGGCTAAAGCGCCAATGCCACCTTGTGCTTCAGCAACATTACGTAAAGCAATGAGAAAGAGTTGTTGGGACTCTTCATCACCTTTTAGGCTTTCTTCTAAGGCGACATTTAAATAGGCTACTGCCTCATCATGATCCTGAAGATGCTCCAAAAGAAAATCTTCATATTTTCTACTTCTTGCCATATTTTAACTCCTTAGATTGATAATCCTTTAAATATTCCTTGGCCTTCACAATGTCCCTGTTTTGAGAACCTTTGTCACCACCACAAAGAAGTAAAACAACTTTGCTTCCAATCTTTCCATAATAGATTCTAATTCCAGGTCCATAATAAATCCGAAGCTCACAAACACCTTCTTGAAGAGTTTTACAATCTCCAAAGTTACCTAGCTTAAGGCGATCCAGCCGCATCAGAACCTGAGCTCTTGTATGCTGCTCCTTCATGTCCTTAAGCCAAATTTCAAAAGGACGCTTGTTTCAAGAGTTTTTTAAGCAACTAACAGTGAGAGCTTTGAATTTTTTTGTTGGTAGTCTTTCCAAGGAACAATCCGAACTGTAGTCAGTGTTTGGAGATTTCTACACTTAGGCAATTGCGACAAAAGCCCTTGTTGCCATATTTTCATTCATTATGTGCTAATGATAGACAGCCTTATTGTAGCTCCCATAAACTGCAATCTTAAAAACAATCAGCTAGTTAACACTACTTATAAAAAAATCGAATAATCCTAAACATAGAATGCTCATTTGACTTTAGGGTATCAAAATATGAAATTAAAAAAGCTGCGGTTTTTTCTCCTATTTTAAAACTCCTCAAAATTTTCCTCGAGCTAATAGCCATTTAGCATGATTTGATAAAATTTTGCAGACTATTTTTTAAGCTATTTCCTGCTCAAACATGTATTACTCCTATAGCCGAAAGACTTTTGACTTCTGGTGTAAATAGGCCACTAAACGCTTTTGGAATAAAATCAACTTTAATGATTTTTCCGGCGGCGTCCTTTGTATATGCCTGTTCGAGAACAGAATGAGAAACCACAGTACCCTGTTTCAGAAGGTCATGATGATAGAATTGATCAAACGCATAATCACTCAACAACTGAGAGTTAATGTTGTACGTACTATCTGTAAGGTCGATTAATAAGAGTAAGTCGGGGTGTAAAGTTTTATCTTGAGTTGCCTTTTGAATATAATTTTCAAGAGAAGTGTATTGATCATCTATTGTTATTTTGGCCGGAATAAGATCCTTACATGCTCCATCTAATGCACCTATCGAAACAAGTGCAGGATCAATAGCAATTAAGCGAAGGTGTTTATAGCCTGCTTTAGCAAGCTTGGCAAGATAGACCAATTCTTGATAAAGCCCTCCAGCCCCTACACTTACCACACTGATCGTGCTTTCTCTAGCGGGGTGGGTTTGTTTTAGTAGTTTGATTGAATCTTTTTCAAGCTTAAGCCTTAGGTCGCTATTCATTTTCGCACAAAGACAGAGTTTTAAAAAATGAAAAGAAGGATGAAAACGAAAGCGCGTTTTATTTTTAATTACTTTTTCAATTTCCTGATAGAATTCATAAGGCTCGTTACAAAGGCGATCAAATTCGGGAGGAGAAATGGATGAACATCCCCTCTGAGAGGGAACAATACTACTAGACCTTTCAAAAGATGGCTTCTCATGTGGTAAAGTCAAACTCGTCCCCTGTCGAAACTCCTCTTGAGGTATTGGTTTATCCTGAACACAACCTGTAGTGGGATTTAATGGCTTATTTTGATTTTCTACTCCTTCAGGAGATGCTAAAGAATGTTTTCTTTGCTTAAGAAGTGAACAGACCGCTGTTTTTTCTTTCCATCTGACACCTTTGAACACGAGGCAGATTGCTCCTATTATAGCGACAGGAAAAAAGACAAAAGAAATTACAAAGTTAATAATTCTTTTCGTAGCAGTCGGAATCTCTTCGTGTTTATTTAAGACTTCTATCGTTCGACCTCCTAGAGCAGTGCGCAAAGGGAATGACAAAAAGTCTAAAAGTGCATCACTTTTATTTTTTGTGAGATATTTGTAATTATTTATTGAGGAATAAGAAGCCATAATTTTTATTATTGTTAAAACAAATTACAAATAACTAAGTTAAAGGAATTTTAGATTAAAAAAAAAGTTCACTTCTT harbors:
- a CDS encoding Uncharacterized protein (Product derived from UniProtKB/Trembl:D1R6X6), which gives rise to MALQKETAQVPFFFGFTDSQILSLLSVSTLNLWRKVGETAKGSSFALRDIDFLLRQLQASIRTDILSREFPFSASQIKALVTCKDKKLIVRSSSNEDTLAVVNAGGNLSIGGISPEIKAVKQAIAEVVSSYFSYPSLKNRSAFEDPFKDLPLCSVLVMEQIADSSEDEPVVSGVMMTHKPSWISGHESTIPHIAASWGFGQGVVLGEVPSDEWVLTDGMPYATIRNKSHRLVIGQSGNVSERANPVSLRKRPVLNEQQILQLRIAAREIEDFFKKPMDVEFVFQKERLYIVQARPIQTQEIKNPTFIDPSAIPRHIPQFCAKTILPGSSEVVSVAPDQILFESDLEHADLSYNPSAHRAVILFKEPESANSHAEVNLASQSPPVLCFVLSQEEWKRCRDMLQPSWSSRKHSSVKICPQTGLLVVTGMDLPTRKGLFIHPAQFPISVALEERGLQGSSSHPKIVRLKELITTTSEQIESHLPEAEKTLRDFFVEIFSRSTCLGSFRETAEKLQVCATNILRAMQQAAIERKPTLVSFHATALRQVLGQAAPQIIGAHSLSGLEAATNIAPQIEDFLREFQHQKALCELAMVGRKAFDGSMQTKWIAFLREHSAAISEATWDTLISQVKKFDAMDQMSLWFSFHFKGADLPQIDALIEQNGAMEGFLSSCADSIDKLRLLSEATVRAETVHELDKAWKSLEVVSTALLSFCAEFPKQNLLQTLQISHLLYELIQLWDLNIKTAQTSKINPQISDNKAMRDRIFAFAKFGKMLISKGLVNVSENHKHELMQVFREIFYDSTRGSRQFFLQHWLVPRGVINVPIHTNDQRLTVIHQNLLKAIGPNFSDIAPILPSALASGVETFRATHPDITKRFGEHKGIFAMMTDRSASVVINIPLNYHSFVLTIRQNKGSEELEFTAEWRGSDNWQGAHLSFFEGLADLSGQCAVQSSFTVDSDLKINFSVQGRSEVEMLSKAIFEINAGTVYSQDYFETLAFLLHSTKLDDKTEEEQDEELMETKYRIIDHIWKRFEETGEINNGVFQTILRSRFTSRYLEKRGLLPKVIEQMAAELEGRTVGKKHLKSFDKSILESLPLERRKELFWSNLIGPQLVIYTAAFPDELKGEMLARLQKEAPKKFEEYCLKDSFAKQDLKKFQDLAGKAP
- a CDS encoding hypothetical protein (Product derived from UniProtKB/Swiss-Prot:P44191;Uncharacterized protein HI_1420); protein product: MARSRKYEDFLLEHLQDHDEAVAYLNVALEESLKGDEESQQLFLIALRNVAEAQGGIGALARKAHVGRESLYKTLSGTGNPKWHTLVSLCVALGLNLRLT
- a CDS encoding hypothetical protein (Product derived from UniProtKB/Swiss-Prot:P44190;Uncharacterized protein HI_1419), with the protein product MKEQHTRAQVLMRLDRLKLGNFGDCKTLQEGVCELRIYYGPGIRIYYGKIGSKVVLLLCGGDKGSQNRDIVKAKEYLKDYQSKELKYGKK